A genomic window from Bdellovibrio sp. SKB1291214 includes:
- a CDS encoding protein-glutamate methylesterase/protein-glutamine glutaminase produces MGQKIKVLIVDDSAVIRKLLEKIFSSAPDIEVVGTASDPYIARDKLVQLKPDVMTLDVEMPRMDGISFLEKVMQHFPTRTIIFSSLAKTGSETYLRALEAGAIEIMEKPSIDVSQTLEILGREIVEKVRVVARARIQVRTKVNTPSTPIAKADRTSLARTTHQMIAIASSTGGTEALKVFLSGMPANIPGTVVVQHMPPGFTKSFADNLNAMFPFEVKEAQEGDQVVPGRVLIAPGNFHMEITRSGAFYYVKLHQNPPMHSVRPAADYLMKSVAKYAGKNAMGVVLTGMGKDGAEGLLEMKNAGAYTIAQNEETCVVYGMPAAAVALGAADKVMALDKIAGELLKQLDIRDAA; encoded by the coding sequence AGTTCTCATCGTTGATGACTCTGCTGTGATTCGTAAGCTGCTTGAGAAGATTTTCTCTTCTGCCCCAGATATCGAAGTCGTTGGTACAGCTTCAGATCCCTATATTGCCCGTGATAAACTCGTGCAACTGAAACCGGACGTGATGACTCTAGACGTGGAGATGCCACGTATGGACGGCATTAGCTTTCTTGAAAAAGTCATGCAGCACTTTCCGACCAGAACGATCATTTTTTCAAGCTTAGCGAAAACAGGTTCTGAAACTTACCTGCGTGCTTTGGAAGCCGGCGCTATCGAAATTATGGAAAAACCGTCTATTGACGTTTCTCAAACTTTAGAAATCTTGGGCCGTGAAATCGTGGAAAAAGTGCGCGTTGTTGCACGTGCCCGCATCCAGGTAAGGACGAAAGTGAATACTCCAAGCACTCCTATTGCAAAAGCGGATCGTACCTCACTTGCACGTACAACCCATCAAATGATTGCTATCGCCTCCAGTACTGGCGGTACTGAAGCATTGAAGGTTTTCCTTTCCGGAATGCCAGCAAACATTCCTGGTACAGTCGTGGTTCAACACATGCCTCCTGGTTTCACAAAATCATTTGCTGATAACTTGAATGCGATGTTCCCGTTTGAAGTGAAAGAAGCCCAAGAAGGCGATCAGGTCGTACCAGGTCGCGTGTTGATTGCGCCGGGGAACTTTCATATGGAAATCACTCGTAGTGGTGCCTTTTATTACGTGAAGCTTCACCAAAATCCTCCTATGCATAGCGTGCGCCCAGCTGCTGACTATTTGATGAAGTCAGTTGCGAAATACGCAGGTAAAAATGCGATGGGTGTGGTGCTGACGGGTATGGGTAAGGATGGAGCCGAAGGCCTTTTAGAAATGAAAAATGCCGGTGCCTATACCATTGCTCAAAATGAAGAGACATGTGTTGTCTATGGGATGCCAGCCGCGGCGGTTGCCTTAGGGGCGGCTGACAAAGTGATGGCTCTTGATAAGATCGCCGGGGAGCTTTTAAAGCAGCTCGATATCAGAGACGCCGCTTAG
- a CDS encoding response regulator: MKKNELLELEIRKVDLLLGQSFTAMVAVLTTAYFYTYIAWETVPHKFIIIWFLIINIYAALSLGIVPFWKEAKLGIQKVEQLNIWKRAKYCLLLVSGMSWGAMGFMAPWTGPTVQNLTALLIAVMTAGGMILYVSNRVAMLCVVGPTILGWALGYLVSGQPHGYLVSGVMLIYLGLVVVLGRSLNRSIMTLFSVDKILMRSEERVRMAMDSSEAMTWDWDIQEDQIYRKGNLSLLPEQSLLKEILRSNFHENRELDFEFLLASENGGARSLAFRGKIERDDAGQVTRATGIVWDVTIKRNQDFLRRERDLHEAANDAKSVLLANASHEIRTPLAAILGFSEALLANPNLDPSAYKDIHSIQRQGKFMTSLVNDLLDLSKIESKKLFLQKTPMSPVQEIEDSVSVIRTVVDKRHRLTLKFTTLVPDEIQMDSVRFRQVLINLLSNAVKFTPQGEIQVLVSFGMDTANQGTLRIRVADSGIGMNVQTQMNLFQPFMRGESREVQKVVGSGLGLALSQRLARLSGGDLCLIESIEGKGSVFEYSVSVGSVTPLKLIEAGQASRLVQERNLPENKNSEYLKSRRILVVDDSEDLRNLMHRYLLRHGAHVDVCDNGHEAIARALTSDGYDAILMDIKMPGMSGHDATRELRGRGYNRTIIALTAQASAEGQRDCLNSGFDAYLSKPVDTFKLEEVLTQALLQKA; the protein is encoded by the coding sequence ATGAAAAAAAACGAACTGCTTGAACTAGAAATTCGTAAAGTCGACCTGCTGTTGGGGCAAAGTTTTACTGCCATGGTGGCTGTGCTGACCACCGCTTATTTCTATACCTATATCGCTTGGGAAACTGTTCCCCACAAATTCATCATCATCTGGTTTTTGATCATCAATATCTATGCTGCTTTAAGTTTGGGTATCGTTCCTTTTTGGAAGGAAGCCAAACTGGGCATTCAAAAAGTTGAACAACTGAATATCTGGAAAAGAGCCAAGTATTGCTTGTTGCTGGTTTCGGGAATGAGTTGGGGAGCCATGGGTTTTATGGCGCCTTGGACGGGACCCACGGTGCAGAATCTAACGGCGTTATTGATTGCCGTGATGACTGCTGGTGGGATGATTCTTTATGTCTCCAACCGTGTTGCCATGCTATGCGTGGTAGGACCGACTATTTTGGGTTGGGCCTTGGGATATTTAGTATCTGGGCAGCCGCATGGTTATTTAGTCAGCGGAGTGATGCTGATTTATCTGGGCTTAGTTGTGGTGTTAGGAAGATCTTTGAATCGTTCCATCATGACTTTGTTCTCTGTTGATAAAATTTTGATGCGATCGGAAGAGCGCGTTCGCATGGCGATGGATTCGTCTGAAGCGATGACCTGGGATTGGGATATTCAGGAAGACCAGATTTACCGTAAAGGCAACTTGTCCTTGTTACCTGAACAGTCCTTGCTGAAAGAAATTTTGCGCTCGAACTTCCATGAGAACCGTGAATTGGATTTTGAATTCCTCTTGGCCAGTGAAAATGGTGGAGCCCGCTCTTTAGCGTTTCGTGGAAAGATCGAACGCGATGATGCGGGCCAAGTGACTCGAGCAACGGGAATCGTTTGGGACGTCACAATCAAACGTAACCAAGACTTTTTACGTCGCGAGCGTGATCTGCACGAAGCTGCGAATGATGCAAAATCGGTCTTACTTGCCAACGCCAGCCACGAGATTCGGACTCCCTTAGCTGCCATCCTGGGATTTTCCGAAGCTTTGCTGGCCAACCCAAATTTAGACCCATCCGCTTATAAAGATATTCACTCTATTCAGCGTCAGGGCAAGTTTATGACATCCCTGGTGAATGACCTCTTGGATTTGTCTAAAATTGAAAGCAAAAAACTTTTCTTGCAGAAAACTCCGATGAGTCCGGTGCAGGAAATCGAAGATTCCGTTTCGGTGATTCGCACTGTGGTGGATAAACGCCATCGGCTGACTTTAAAATTTACCACGTTAGTGCCGGATGAAATTCAAATGGATTCGGTTCGCTTTCGTCAGGTTTTGATCAATCTGTTATCGAACGCTGTGAAGTTCACTCCCCAGGGAGAGATTCAGGTTCTGGTGTCGTTTGGTATGGATACCGCGAATCAGGGGACGTTGCGTATACGCGTAGCGGACTCTGGTATTGGAATGAATGTGCAAACTCAAATGAATCTGTTTCAACCTTTTATGCGGGGTGAAAGCCGCGAAGTTCAAAAGGTCGTGGGTTCCGGACTGGGTTTAGCGTTATCACAACGTCTGGCTCGTTTGTCAGGTGGTGATTTGTGTTTGATCGAATCGATTGAGGGCAAAGGTTCGGTCTTTGAATATTCCGTCAGTGTGGGATCGGTCACACCACTAAAATTGATTGAAGCGGGTCAAGCCAGCCGCCTGGTCCAAGAGCGCAATCTGCCGGAAAATAAAAACTCCGAATATCTAAAAAGCCGACGCATTTTGGTGGTCGACGACTCAGAGGATTTGCGCAACCTGATGCATAGGTATTTACTTCGTCACGGGGCTCATGTGGATGTTTGTGACAACGGTCATGAGGCCATCGCACGTGCCCTTACTTCAGATGGTTACGACGCGATTTTGATGGACATTAAAATGCCAGGAATGAGCGGCCATGATGCCACTCGAGAGCTGCGTGGACGTGGTTACAACAGAACGATCATCGCCTTGACCGCTCAAGCCAGTGCTGAAGGTCAGCGTGACTGTTTGAATTCTGGTTTTGATGCTTATTTAAGTAAACCGGTGGATACATTTAAACTTGAAGAAGTCCTTACACAGGCACTTCTTCAAAAGGCTTAA
- a CDS encoding poly(A) polymerase has product MSSTKKPQLHEDWIDPYALRIVKNLQDSGFETYLVGGCVRDLMVGIHPKDFDIATSAHPNQVRKKVPNAYVIGRRFKLVLVKRGDLQFEVATFRRNVSAEELAATPEEETIEGDNYFGTVEEDAKRRDFTANAVFYDPGQNKLIDFCGGIQDIENRVLRMIGDPKERFIEDPIRILRAIRLSHKLHFSIESSMRHAIAETSSELKKSVLPRRREEWLKFLRLDEPHLAFMELFDLHILEQILPGLHSVFMDPSKMEVFEMHLARITQVGINKQDPLELFAGFMFAFMKAQYGEGLWNHEEVYDDAKLAYFIREEMGIFKQEAAVFFKALHLMTSLKKIDNYSRKGERRQMAFVLNEAFGLAMKLSMMDFSLSGAETHYWMQQLEKYTGGKVTPTH; this is encoded by the coding sequence ATGAGTTCCACCAAAAAGCCCCAGCTTCACGAAGACTGGATTGATCCTTACGCATTAAGAATTGTCAAAAACCTGCAAGACTCTGGTTTTGAAACCTATCTTGTTGGGGGTTGCGTGCGCGATCTTATGGTAGGCATTCATCCGAAAGATTTCGATATCGCGACCAGCGCTCACCCAAACCAAGTTCGTAAAAAAGTGCCCAACGCTTATGTGATTGGCCGTCGCTTCAAACTTGTTTTGGTAAAACGTGGTGATTTGCAATTCGAAGTAGCGACATTCCGCCGTAACGTGAGTGCCGAAGAGCTAGCTGCCACTCCTGAAGAAGAAACGATCGAAGGCGATAACTATTTTGGAACTGTGGAAGAGGACGCCAAACGTCGCGACTTCACAGCCAACGCCGTTTTCTATGATCCGGGTCAAAATAAACTCATCGATTTCTGTGGCGGGATTCAAGACATCGAAAACCGCGTTCTTCGTATGATTGGCGATCCTAAGGAACGTTTCATCGAAGATCCGATTCGTATTTTGCGCGCTATTCGCTTGTCTCACAAACTGCATTTCTCGATTGAGTCCAGCATGCGCCATGCAATTGCGGAAACAAGTTCTGAATTAAAAAAATCCGTTTTACCTCGTCGTCGCGAGGAATGGCTTAAATTCTTGCGTTTAGATGAACCGCACTTAGCGTTCATGGAACTTTTTGATTTGCACATCCTGGAACAAATTCTGCCTGGCTTGCACTCCGTATTCATGGACCCTTCTAAAATGGAAGTTTTTGAAATGCATTTGGCGCGCATCACTCAGGTGGGCATCAATAAGCAGGATCCCTTAGAGCTGTTTGCGGGATTCATGTTTGCTTTCATGAAAGCACAATACGGCGAAGGTCTTTGGAATCATGAAGAAGTTTATGACGATGCTAAACTTGCTTATTTCATCCGCGAGGAAATGGGCATCTTTAAGCAAGAGGCTGCTGTTTTCTTTAAAGCATTGCACTTAATGACAAGCCTTAAAAAAATCGACAACTATTCGCGCAAAGGCGAGCGTCGTCAGATGGCTTTCGTTTTGAACGAAGCCTTTGGTTTGGCGATGAAACTTTCGATGATGGATTTCTCGTTATCGGGAGCCGAAACTCACTACTGGATGCAACAGCTCGAAAAATACACGGGCGGCAAAGTCACTCCGACTCATTAA
- a CDS encoding alpha/beta fold hydrolase: MSFDMAYLDNFNHQFYGPENGRKWVFIHGLMGYGQNWRRIISGLEATERCLAYDQRGHGRSFQPETGYAPEDYANDLKQIVDEIGWDKIILVGHSMGGRNVLAFASMYPEYVEKLIVEDIGPEANPKAYEYYEYLLNLAPTPFASRDEARKYFMEDFVKTAKTREKVEVMAQYFYSNMVEKPDGTVDWRFSKHGIIESVKAGHTQERWEQIRGLKMPTLWIRGEKSQELKADIYQRILAENPMIKGVEIPGAGHWVHSDQPQAFIEALKSFVGDF, translated from the coding sequence ATGAGTTTCGATATGGCATACTTGGATAACTTCAATCACCAGTTCTATGGTCCAGAAAATGGACGAAAATGGGTCTTTATTCATGGGCTTATGGGCTACGGTCAAAACTGGCGACGGATCATTTCCGGCCTCGAAGCCACGGAAAGATGCTTAGCCTATGATCAACGGGGCCACGGCAGATCTTTTCAGCCGGAAACGGGCTATGCCCCCGAGGATTATGCCAATGACCTAAAACAAATTGTTGATGAAATCGGGTGGGATAAAATCATCTTGGTCGGTCACTCAATGGGTGGCCGTAATGTATTGGCTTTTGCCTCTATGTATCCCGAATATGTTGAAAAGCTGATCGTCGAAGATATAGGCCCTGAAGCGAATCCAAAGGCGTACGAGTACTATGAGTATCTCTTGAATCTGGCGCCCACTCCCTTTGCGTCTCGTGACGAAGCTCGCAAATATTTCATGGAAGACTTTGTTAAAACGGCAAAGACCCGAGAAAAAGTCGAAGTTATGGCTCAATACTTCTATTCCAACATGGTGGAAAAACCAGACGGGACCGTTGATTGGCGTTTTTCAAAGCATGGTATCATTGAATCTGTGAAGGCTGGCCACACGCAGGAGCGTTGGGAACAGATTCGCGGCCTCAAAATGCCGACCCTTTGGATCCGCGGGGAGAAATCTCAAGAGCTAAAAGCTGATATTTATCAGCGAATATTGGCAGAGAACCCGATGATTAAGGGCGTCGAAATCCCAGGGGCTGGACATTGGGTCCACTCAGATCAGCCTCAAGCCTTTATCGAGGCCCTAAAAAGCTTTGTTGGTGACTTTTAG
- a CDS encoding DEAD/DEAH box helicase: MKFSELNLDPALMTAIQKIGYEECSPIQAQAMPIILDGKDVAGLAQTGTGKTAAFVLPLMERILRARPAHGEITDAEKEIKEKRAFKDWKPQNFILVLVPTRELAEQVQDNIIKFGADSGLRGFAIYGGTGYDKQKEALKNGVEFIVATPGRLIDLYKEHLVDLKQVRAIVFDEADRMFDMGFKDDMKFILQRVPRERQFLVFSATLNFDVLNTAYQFGSEPVEINISRDQAKAENVKDQIFHVGNAEKPQHLLSLLKLHNPKQAIIFTNFKLNVEKITKFLVDNDVPAMAISSLLTQAQRNRVIEQFKAENHLNILVATDVAARGLDIKGVDLVINYELPMDSESYVHRIGRTGRAGTTGQAFSMVGEKDIESLTRIEDYLKHKIEVGYLENEQLIQEFKPFPDRFDGHYPKSVEGGERGERGPRREGGRPGGNRGPRKEGDRGPRREGRGPRGENRSGGDNRPPREERKGASATKSDGPSPRHAKRPEHGAAKPHGTHKRADNRQGGQGPHKRHEPRKGASAVRRQPVKKQTIGNKITSFIKKLFS; encoded by the coding sequence TTGAAATTCTCAGAGTTGAATTTAGATCCTGCCTTGATGACTGCCATCCAAAAAATTGGATACGAAGAATGCAGTCCAATTCAAGCGCAAGCCATGCCAATTATTCTGGATGGTAAAGACGTAGCCGGCCTCGCACAGACGGGCACAGGCAAAACAGCAGCTTTTGTTCTTCCTTTGATGGAGCGTATTTTGCGCGCTCGCCCAGCTCACGGTGAAATTACTGATGCTGAAAAAGAAATCAAAGAAAAACGCGCCTTCAAAGATTGGAAGCCACAAAACTTTATTTTAGTTTTGGTTCCAACTCGTGAATTGGCGGAACAAGTTCAAGACAATATCATCAAGTTCGGTGCTGACAGCGGCCTTCGTGGTTTCGCAATTTATGGCGGCACTGGATACGACAAACAAAAAGAGGCGTTGAAAAACGGTGTTGAATTCATCGTAGCAACCCCAGGTCGTTTGATTGATTTGTACAAAGAACACTTGGTTGATTTGAAGCAAGTTCGCGCCATCGTATTCGACGAAGCGGACCGCATGTTCGACATGGGCTTCAAAGACGACATGAAGTTCATCTTGCAAAGAGTGCCTCGTGAACGTCAGTTCCTAGTTTTCTCTGCAACATTGAACTTTGACGTATTGAACACGGCTTACCAATTTGGTTCCGAGCCGGTTGAAATCAACATCAGCCGGGACCAAGCTAAAGCTGAAAACGTGAAAGACCAAATCTTCCACGTGGGCAACGCTGAAAAACCTCAGCACCTTTTGTCTTTGCTTAAATTGCACAATCCAAAACAAGCGATCATCTTTACTAACTTCAAATTGAATGTGGAAAAGATCACGAAGTTTTTGGTGGATAACGATGTGCCTGCAATGGCGATTTCAAGTCTTTTGACTCAAGCTCAGCGCAATCGTGTGATCGAACAGTTCAAAGCTGAAAATCACCTGAATATCTTGGTGGCGACAGACGTTGCGGCTCGTGGTTTGGATATCAAGGGCGTTGACCTTGTTATCAACTACGAATTGCCAATGGACTCTGAATCTTACGTTCACCGCATTGGCCGTACGGGCCGTGCAGGGACAACAGGTCAGGCCTTTTCAATGGTGGGGGAAAAAGACATCGAGTCTTTGACTCGCATTGAAGATTATTTGAAGCACAAAATTGAAGTGGGTTACTTGGAAAACGAACAGTTGATCCAAGAGTTTAAACCATTCCCAGATCGTTTCGATGGTCACTATCCAAAATCAGTTGAGGGTGGTGAACGCGGCGAACGCGGTCCTCGTCGTGAGGGTGGTCGCCCAGGTGGCAACCGTGGTCCTCGTAAAGAGGGCGACCGTGGTCCCCGTCGTGAAGGTCGCGGCCCGCGCGGTGAAAACCGCAGTGGCGGTGACAACAGACCTCCACGCGAAGAGCGCAAAGGGGCTTCAGCGACGAAGTCAGATGGACCAAGTCCAAGACATGCAAAACGTCCCGAGCATGGAGCAGCGAAACCTCACGGCACGCATAAACGCGCCGACAATCGCCAAGGTGGACAAGGCCCTCACAAACGCCATGAGCCCCGTAAAGGCGCAAGTGCAGTTCGCAGACAGCCGGTTAAGAAACAAACTATCGGCAACAAGATCACCAGCTTTATCAAAAAGCTGTTCTCTTAA
- a CDS encoding CidA/LrgA family protein, with protein sequence MILALFILLFFQFLGEGLVRYFNLFIPGPVMGMVFFFGALVFFPVLKSRTESLGIFISQHLSLFFIPAGVGMIEYFDLFGQHGAAIVITIIISTTITIVATALIFNTLLKVKGHKGEAHD encoded by the coding sequence ATGATCTTAGCGTTGTTTATCCTGCTGTTTTTTCAATTTTTGGGTGAGGGTTTAGTTCGTTACTTCAACCTATTCATCCCAGGCCCGGTGATGGGCATGGTTTTTTTCTTTGGGGCGTTGGTGTTCTTTCCGGTTTTGAAAAGTCGTACGGAAAGCCTAGGCATTTTTATCAGTCAGCATCTTTCGCTATTTTTTATCCCGGCGGGCGTGGGAATGATTGAGTACTTTGATCTGTTTGGACAGCATGGGGCGGCGATTGTTATCACCATTATCATCAGCACAACAATCACAATCGTGGCGACGGCTTTGATCTTTAATACGCTGTTGAAAGTGAAAGGTCACAAGGGGGAAGCTCATGATTGA
- a CDS encoding LrgB family protein, giving the protein MIELFSLILTFGMYLFALRISDKGNKHPLLSPALIGILGVMVVILFMGIPYQEYFQGARPIHFMLGPATVSFALPLYAQLDRLKKLMVPLVIALVIGSLIGILSAVMIGKVFDLPQEVLISLSPKSVTTPIAMGIAEKIGGTASLATVFVMITGLFGAAVATVVLNMVKVHDPAVRGFALGLSAHGLGTARAFQVNQVAGAFAGLAMALNGLMTAILIPLLMALFS; this is encoded by the coding sequence ATGATTGAGTTGTTCTCGTTGATCCTGACATTTGGGATGTATCTATTTGCCTTAAGAATCAGTGATAAGGGGAATAAGCATCCTTTGCTCAGTCCCGCATTGATTGGGATTCTGGGCGTGATGGTTGTGATCCTATTTATGGGCATTCCTTATCAGGAATACTTCCAAGGCGCGCGACCGATTCACTTTATGTTGGGTCCTGCAACTGTGTCATTTGCATTACCTCTGTATGCTCAGCTGGATCGTCTTAAAAAACTAATGGTTCCGCTAGTGATAGCTCTGGTGATTGGCTCATTGATCGGGATTTTAAGTGCCGTGATGATCGGAAAGGTCTTTGATCTTCCGCAGGAAGTTTTGATTTCCTTGTCACCGAAATCAGTGACGACACCCATTGCAATGGGCATTGCTGAAAAAATCGGCGGGACGGCATCGCTTGCGACAGTGTTTGTGATGATTACCGGATTATTCGGGGCGGCTGTTGCAACTGTCGTTTTGAATATGGTGAAAGTGCATGATCCCGCAGTTCGTGGATTTGCCTTAGGCTTGTCAGCGCACGGGCTGGGAACAGCCAGAGCATTTCAGGTAAATCAAGTTGCAGGAGCTTTTGCGGGACTTGCGATGGCGTTAAATGGTCTTATGACTGCCATCTTAATCCCACTGCTGATGGCACTTTTTAGTTAG
- a CDS encoding ankyrin repeat domain-containing protein, with protein MINVAIWIFYVLVAIFTVFGPVRAKGSTIDDLNKSIELQKNVEVKNVIQTPSFDPGMRDDESMTPLMTAAMHGNTTAVKLLLDKKANLEQRNKFGDTALALAVSNDQEATAKMLIAAGAQVDVAVLSDNKDTLLITAAKSSEKTTRMILQKNKKVINQTNALGNTALIESVRAGYTNIAKLLVQNGADVAIKNKEGKTALDLSKEMNNKSLVSLLSKKIKTTETSTN; from the coding sequence ATGATTAATGTAGCTATTTGGATTTTCTATGTTTTGGTTGCAATCTTCACTGTATTTGGCCCAGTACGCGCTAAAGGCAGCACTATTGACGATTTGAACAAATCCATCGAGCTACAAAAAAACGTCGAAGTTAAGAATGTCATCCAAACACCAAGCTTTGACCCTGGCATGAGAGACGATGAAAGCATGACGCCGCTAATGACAGCGGCGATGCACGGGAACACCACTGCCGTAAAACTACTGTTGGATAAAAAAGCGAACTTAGAGCAAAGAAATAAGTTCGGTGATACAGCGTTGGCTTTGGCAGTTTCAAATGACCAAGAAGCCACCGCTAAAATGCTAATTGCAGCTGGGGCTCAGGTTGACGTCGCAGTTCTTTCTGACAACAAAGACACGTTGTTAATCACAGCTGCCAAAAGCAGCGAAAAAACCACGCGCATGATTCTTCAAAAGAACAAAAAAGTGATCAACCAAACAAACGCTTTGGGTAACACGGCTTTGATTGAATCCGTTCGTGCTGGTTATACGAATATTGCAAAACTACTTGTACAAAATGGCGCTGACGTCGCTATTAAAAACAAAGAGGGCAAAACTGCCCTAGATCTTTCCAAAGAAATGAATAACAAGTCTTTGGTTTCTCTTCTGTCTAAAAAAATAAAAACGACAGAAACATCAACTAACTAA
- a CDS encoding D-alanyl-D-alanine carboxypeptidase: MRLQLALMALIVTFTTSAYAKVYLNSSCTMKANSGKIEGNDAKNDKFPLASISKIVTSLWAIETLGANYRFTTRIHVTKKSVGTYDIHFEGGQDPMFGRSVGYFILAQLAMREMGIKQVDTLSFDQNVLMEWNVEEPSSIAGDTKYYPDLPSQVAHVQHELQNGFMTPIADNSYRYLRKISKDIGIKLPETKPNIKFGTVGYLPKEEFKKTANTATFIYKSAPLYKILKSMNNKSNNYVADHLYWNLGDTPAFNQYLQNALKMDNRDLEFNLGSGNNADYISKKKYDYNEGTCTAMIKVLVRLNEVLANQGLSLTDVMAVAGKDSESTVGRFGGVMDSAMVGKTGTVDKAKTLAGTVSTGNGTIYFVILMHKDSSGENGSAANSIKERIRNLFGINNGAKKFDYNEITALPFDKESALVLEYGLTLESF; this comes from the coding sequence TTGAGATTACAACTGGCATTAATGGCGTTGATCGTGACCTTCACGACGTCTGCTTACGCGAAAGTCTATCTGAACTCGTCGTGCACAATGAAGGCTAACTCCGGCAAGATCGAAGGCAACGACGCTAAAAACGACAAATTCCCATTAGCTTCCATTTCCAAAATCGTCACATCTTTGTGGGCCATCGAAACACTAGGTGCCAACTACCGGTTCACAACTCGCATTCACGTTACCAAGAAATCCGTTGGCACTTACGATATCCATTTCGAAGGTGGTCAAGATCCTATGTTCGGTCGCAGTGTGGGATATTTTATTCTGGCACAGCTTGCGATGAGAGAAATGGGCATCAAACAGGTCGACACACTTTCCTTTGACCAAAATGTTTTAATGGAATGGAACGTGGAAGAGCCTTCTTCAATCGCGGGCGACACCAAATACTATCCAGATCTTCCTTCACAAGTCGCGCACGTACAGCATGAACTGCAAAACGGTTTCATGACTCCGATCGCGGACAACTCTTACAGATACTTACGTAAAATCTCTAAAGATATCGGGATCAAACTTCCTGAAACAAAGCCCAACATCAAATTCGGTACAGTGGGATATTTGCCTAAAGAAGAATTCAAGAAAACTGCAAACACAGCAACTTTCATTTATAAGTCAGCTCCTCTTTACAAAATTCTTAAAAGCATGAACAACAAATCCAATAACTATGTGGCAGACCACTTGTATTGGAATTTAGGTGATACGCCGGCATTTAATCAATATCTGCAAAATGCCTTAAAGATGGATAACCGCGACCTTGAGTTCAATTTGGGCTCAGGCAACAACGCTGACTATATCTCTAAAAAGAAATACGATTATAACGAAGGCACTTGCACTGCCATGATCAAAGTGTTGGTGCGCTTGAATGAAGTCTTGGCAAATCAAGGTTTGTCATTAACTGATGTTATGGCCGTGGCGGGTAAAGACTCTGAATCGACAGTGGGAAGATTCGGCGGAGTGATGGACAGTGCCATGGTCGGTAAAACCGGCACCGTTGACAAAGCTAAAACGCTAGCGGGAACCGTTTCAACTGGTAACGGCACAATTTATTTCGTGATCTTGATGCACAAAGATTCTTCCGGAGAAAACGGCTCCGCTGCAAACTCCATCAAAGAACGAATCCGCAATCTTTTCGGCATCAACAATGGCGCTAAAAAGTTTGATTATAATGAAATCACGGCCCTCCCCTTTGATAAAGAATCCGCTCTGGTCTTGGAATACGGGCTTACCTTGGAGAGCTTTTAA